A stretch of the Dechloromonas sp. TW-R-39-2 genome encodes the following:
- a CDS encoding DUF2149 domain-containing protein, with protein MSEIQPRKRLRLYSKLDARFDDHDEDPRASLVNLVDVMLVFACGLLAALAAGTQSALKAPKPVEKGQQIERPVSGITQNGSGYDRIGEVFRDPKTGKLVLIEPAAKEEK; from the coding sequence ATGAGCGAAATTCAGCCGCGCAAACGCCTGCGCCTCTATTCCAAGCTCGATGCCCGCTTCGACGATCACGACGAAGACCCGCGCGCCAGCCTGGTCAATCTGGTCGACGTCATGCTGGTTTTCGCCTGCGGCCTGCTCGCCGCGCTGGCGGCCGGTACGCAAAGTGCGCTGAAGGCGCCAAAACCGGTCGAAAAAGGCCAGCAGATCGAACGCCCGGTCAGCGGCATCACGCAGAACGGCAGCGGCTACGACCGCATCGGCGAAGTGTTTCGCGACCCGAAAACCGGCAAACTGGTCCTGATCGAACCCGCCGCCAAGGAAGAAAAATGA
- a CDS encoding cobaltochelatase subunit CobN, whose product MTRFSCRWQRHALALLCAAGMVSAQAATLFAVVTERAAPTAIEAAHRHLASHPGDRIMLRTPAQLMAADEKQLGLWLSKADSILAVSVFSDPARRLKDALGRHVRPQTPVLAMNGEASLNLMSRDNEGSLAAFPAETLRQLALENPPESALTAASKQSTTRHWLAARQIWQAGGSDNTQALFAHLLAPQQPLPAIKPEPTLRLRVGQRELSDTAAWGNASQLGLKAEPTVVVLDLANMDGGPPAALCRQIEANGQACVQVLTRWGGASREALERLPELIAPARAAALVVLQDFVVGAAEGREAVGEAFKKLDVPVFKAIRLNERTATQWRLSPDGLPADSVQYRVALPELQGIGQPIVVSALGAARPDKLTGIESRPPVVLGAEVDRLAARVGRWLDLRAKANRDKRVAVIYYNHPPGRQNIGADNLDVPASLFDMLHALKAAGYTVGELPASPEALLDRIMAHGVNLPEDRTALKELSAAVDGVKTADYARWFATLPARVQGEMTAGPLGRLQAEVLEAEQANEKTVGRKRVDAVLKELHHLVEGADHPKRKVAIRDLKALEAGYLACLADKSTRRCATLAPLNRRLSGYGIEGLKGWGTVPGKVMVEGGRLLVPGMTFGNVFIGPQPPRGWEVDEELLHANTSVTPPHQYLAFYHWLRDRFKADAVVHVGRHSTYEFLPGKAVGLAADDYPSLIAADLPGIYPYIVDGVGEGTQAKRRGLAVMVDHLTPPLAATPLYDQLLALRQIVESYEAASSESLKAQAARTMREQVVALNLKAELEASMADVLAVRGIGFEAADDDLLAHEVGHYLTKLQEKFMPYGLHIFGRNWSQKALDLMLGSMKQGGIDDPEISRKLADSPRLEMLGLLAGLDGRYIPPGKGNDPLRSPDSLPTGRNFHAVDGDILPTKIGYQLGEKLARKSVDRAGKNDQGSEGIILWASDAVRDEGVMVAFALAMMGAEPVWNARGIVTDVRLKPGVVRRDVIVTTSGLFRDLYPNLNNLIDRAGRLALAASAGRLLEQRPELKDALTAALAPLPTVHWGKEAVSDNRVAREWLNRVAALEQAGLPTKEAGHAAAQRIFGDAPGAYGTGVNRLTERSGAWRERDEIGRAYRNRMGHAYGLDDSGEAAHAAFDTALDGIKRTYHGRASNLYGLLDNNDAFDYLGGLSLAIEGRTGQPPEALILQHAEPGRADVEPLTTALLGELRGRFLNPAWLKPLMEHGYAGARTMGTEFLENLWGWQVTRPDLVKNWAWEEVKAVYFDDAQKLGLPKFLGQGQNAHVKAHMLAIFMVAAEKGFWKTDAATIKQMGGELARLVTKNGLPGSGHTAPNHPMWQWLAPQLDAAEAQALGVTLAKARGEVVATAPAGAVTPATNGNPAVDTAKTAKTEPAAEAPAAAPRYYELNESELPAADLVGRTLNLLGLLAASLALFTTGLWLGRRSA is encoded by the coding sequence ATGACACGCTTTTCTTGCCGCTGGCAACGCCATGCCCTGGCACTTTTGTGTGCCGCCGGCATGGTATCGGCGCAGGCCGCAACCCTGTTCGCCGTGGTCACCGAACGAGCCGCTCCCACCGCAATCGAAGCGGCGCATCGCCATCTCGCCAGCCATCCGGGTGACCGCATCATGTTGCGCACGCCGGCCCAGTTGATGGCGGCCGACGAAAAACAGCTTGGTCTGTGGCTAAGCAAGGCCGACAGCATATTGGCCGTTTCGGTCTTCAGCGACCCGGCCCGTAGACTGAAAGACGCGCTGGGCCGTCACGTACGGCCACAAACGCCCGTACTGGCGATGAACGGCGAAGCCAGCCTGAATCTGATGAGCCGCGACAACGAAGGCTCCCTGGCGGCCTTTCCAGCCGAAACCCTGCGCCAGCTGGCCTTGGAAAACCCACCGGAATCAGCGTTGACCGCAGCAAGCAAGCAGTCGACCACGCGCCACTGGCTGGCCGCCCGTCAAATCTGGCAAGCCGGCGGCAGCGACAACACGCAGGCCCTGTTCGCCCACCTGCTCGCTCCACAACAGCCTTTACCGGCAATCAAGCCGGAACCGACGCTGCGCCTGCGCGTCGGCCAGCGGGAATTGAGCGACACCGCGGCCTGGGGTAACGCCAGCCAGCTCGGACTCAAAGCCGAGCCGACCGTCGTCGTCCTCGACCTGGCCAATATGGATGGCGGCCCGCCCGCCGCACTCTGTCGGCAGATCGAAGCCAACGGCCAAGCCTGCGTCCAGGTGCTGACGCGCTGGGGCGGCGCCTCGCGCGAAGCGCTCGAACGACTGCCTGAACTGATCGCCCCGGCCCGTGCGGCGGCCCTCGTCGTACTGCAGGATTTCGTCGTCGGGGCGGCCGAAGGGCGCGAAGCGGTCGGCGAAGCATTCAAGAAACTCGACGTACCGGTCTTCAAGGCGATCCGCCTGAACGAGCGGACAGCGACCCAGTGGCGCTTGTCGCCCGATGGCCTGCCGGCCGATTCGGTGCAGTATCGCGTCGCCCTGCCCGAGTTGCAGGGCATCGGCCAGCCCATCGTCGTCTCGGCGCTCGGCGCGGCGCGGCCGGACAAGCTGACCGGCATCGAAAGCCGGCCACCGGTCGTACTGGGCGCCGAAGTCGACCGTCTGGCGGCCCGTGTCGGCCGCTGGCTCGACCTGCGCGCCAAGGCCAACCGCGACAAACGGGTCGCGGTGATCTATTACAACCATCCGCCGGGGCGACAGAACATCGGGGCCGACAACCTCGACGTGCCAGCCTCGCTGTTCGACATGCTGCACGCGCTGAAAGCCGCTGGCTACACGGTCGGCGAACTGCCGGCATCGCCCGAAGCGCTGCTCGACCGGATCATGGCGCACGGCGTCAATCTGCCGGAAGACCGCACTGCGCTGAAGGAATTGAGTGCTGCGGTCGACGGGGTCAAAACCGCCGATTACGCTCGCTGGTTCGCGACGCTGCCGGCCCGGGTGCAGGGCGAAATGACCGCCGGTCCACTCGGCCGCCTGCAGGCCGAAGTGCTCGAAGCCGAACAGGCCAACGAAAAGACGGTCGGCCGCAAACGAGTCGATGCGGTGTTGAAGGAACTGCACCATCTGGTCGAAGGTGCCGATCACCCGAAACGCAAAGTCGCAATCCGCGACCTGAAAGCGCTGGAAGCCGGCTATCTCGCCTGCCTGGCCGACAAATCCACCCGTCGTTGTGCGACGCTAGCACCGCTCAACCGGCGCCTGAGCGGCTACGGCATCGAAGGCCTCAAGGGCTGGGGTACCGTGCCGGGTAAGGTGATGGTCGAAGGCGGCCGGCTGCTGGTGCCGGGCATGACCTTCGGCAACGTCTTCATCGGCCCGCAACCGCCACGCGGTTGGGAAGTCGACGAGGAACTGCTGCACGCCAACACCAGCGTCACGCCGCCGCACCAGTACCTCGCCTTCTACCACTGGCTGCGCGACCGTTTCAAAGCCGATGCCGTGGTCCATGTCGGTCGCCATTCGACCTACGAATTCCTACCCGGCAAGGCTGTCGGCCTCGCCGCCGATGACTACCCAAGCCTGATCGCCGCCGATCTGCCCGGCATCTACCCCTACATCGTCGATGGCGTCGGCGAAGGCACCCAGGCCAAGCGCCGCGGGCTGGCCGTGATGGTCGACCACCTGACGCCACCGCTCGCCGCAACGCCGCTCTACGACCAGTTGCTGGCCCTGCGCCAAATTGTTGAAAGCTACGAAGCCGCTTCCTCCGAATCGCTCAAGGCGCAAGCCGCCCGAACCATGCGCGAGCAGGTCGTCGCGCTCAACCTCAAGGCCGAACTGGAAGCCTCGATGGCCGACGTGCTGGCGGTGCGCGGCATTGGCTTCGAGGCGGCCGACGACGACCTGCTGGCGCACGAAGTCGGCCACTACCTGACCAAGCTGCAGGAAAAATTCATGCCCTACGGCCTGCACATTTTCGGCCGCAACTGGAGCCAGAAGGCGCTTGACCTGATGCTCGGCTCAATGAAGCAGGGCGGCATCGATGATCCGGAAATCAGCCGCAAGCTGGCCGATTCGCCCCGCCTCGAAATGCTCGGCCTGCTGGCCGGGCTGGATGGCCGCTACATTCCACCGGGCAAGGGCAACGACCCGCTGCGCTCGCCCGACTCGCTGCCGACCGGGCGCAATTTCCACGCCGTCGATGGCGATATCCTGCCGACCAAAATCGGCTACCAGCTCGGCGAAAAACTGGCCCGGAAGTCGGTCGACCGCGCTGGAAAGAACGACCAGGGCTCGGAAGGCATCATCCTCTGGGCCTCCGACGCCGTACGTGACGAAGGGGTGATGGTCGCTTTCGCGCTGGCCATGATGGGCGCCGAACCAGTGTGGAACGCCCGCGGCATCGTCACCGACGTTCGCCTCAAGCCAGGCGTCGTGCGGCGTGACGTCATCGTCACGACTTCCGGCCTGTTCCGCGACCTTTACCCCAACCTCAACAACCTGATCGACCGTGCCGGCCGCCTGGCGCTCGCAGCCTCGGCCGGCCGTCTGCTCGAACAACGACCGGAATTGAAGGATGCGCTCACCGCCGCACTCGCGCCGCTCCCCACCGTCCACTGGGGCAAAGAAGCGGTTAGCGACAACCGCGTTGCCCGCGAATGGCTGAACCGCGTTGCGGCACTGGAACAAGCCGGCCTGCCGACCAAGGAAGCCGGCCATGCCGCCGCCCAGCGCATTTTCGGCGATGCCCCGGGCGCCTATGGCACCGGCGTCAACCGGCTGACCGAACGCTCCGGCGCCTGGCGCGAACGCGACGAAATCGGCCGTGCCTACCGCAACCGCATGGGTCACGCCTACGGCCTCGACGACAGCGGCGAAGCCGCCCATGCCGCCTTCGACACCGCCCTCGACGGCATCAAGCGGACCTACCACGGCCGGGCCAGCAACCTTTACGGCCTGCTCGACAACAACGACGCCTTCGATTACCTGGGCGGCCTGTCGCTGGCCATCGAGGGCCGTACCGGCCAGCCGCCAGAAGCGCTGATCCTGCAACACGCCGAACCCGGCCGGGCCGATGTCGAGCCGCTGACCACGGCACTGCTCGGCGAACTGCGCGGCCGCTTCCTCAACCCGGCCTGGCTGAAGCCGCTGATGGAACACGGTTACGCCGGGGCGCGGACAATGGGTACCGAATTCCTCGAAAATCTGTGGGGCTGGCAGGTAACACGCCCCGATCTGGTCAAGAACTGGGCTTGGGAGGAAGTGAAAGCCGTCTATTTCGACGATGCACAGAAGCTCGGCCTGCCGAAATTCCTCGGCCAGGGCCAGAACGCCCACGTCAAGGCACATATGCTGGCGATTTTCATGGTCGCCGCCGAAAAGGGTTTCTGGAAAACTGATGCCGCCACCATCAAGCAGATGGGCGGCGAACTGGCCAGATTGGTCACCAAGAACGGCCTGCCCGGCAGCGGTCACACCGCGCCCAATCACCCGATGTGGCAATGGCTGGCACCGCAGCTCGATGCGGCCGAGGCACAGGCGCTCGGCGTGACGCTGGCCAAGGCACGCGGCGAAGTGGTGGCAACAGCCCCGGCTGGCGCCGTCACCCCGGCAACGAACGGCAATCCGGCGGTCGACACCGCAAAAACGGCAAAAACCGAACCGGCAGCCGAAGCCCCCGCCGCCGCACCGCGCTACTACGAACTGAACGAATCCGAACTGCCGGCGGCCGATCTGGTCGGCCGCACCCTCAACCTGCTCGGCCTGCTTGCCGCCAGTCTTGCGCTGTTCACGACCGGCTTGTGGCTGGGCCGCCGCAGCGCTTAA
- a CDS encoding MotA/TolQ/ExbB proton channel family protein has product MNDPLSFAWLHDAVTWLLTPALAALMLACAIALIEAGIAVGERFSGLAKLQASGNVDRVQAIARHRLERADLLARIPPMLGLMATIIPLGPGLAALGKGDPAQLASAVTVAFDATVLGLVAGIGGLVIGKLRRRWYEEVLERME; this is encoded by the coding sequence ATGAACGATCCACTTTCCTTCGCCTGGCTGCACGATGCCGTCACCTGGCTGCTCACCCCGGCTCTCGCCGCCCTGATGCTGGCCTGTGCCATCGCCCTGATCGAAGCCGGCATTGCCGTCGGCGAGCGTTTCTCCGGCCTTGCCAAACTGCAGGCCAGCGGCAATGTCGATCGTGTTCAGGCAATCGCCCGCCACCGGCTGGAACGCGCCGACCTGCTCGCCCGTATCCCGCCCATGCTCGGCCTGATGGCCACCATCATCCCGCTCGGACCCGGCCTTGCAGCACTCGGCAAAGGTGATCCGGCCCAGCTGGCCAGTGCCGTCACCGTCGCCTTCGATGCCACCGTCCTCGGCCTGGTCGCCGGCATCGGCGGCCTGGTGATCGGCAAGCTGCGCCGCCGTTGGTACGAGGAAGTGCTGGAGCGCATGGAATGA